The genome window TTTTCTCTTAACTGCAGGCCATAGTTGGACATCTTAAAGCGCCTGCCTTTTCCATGCTGGCCTGGCGCATAGCTACGCCTGTCAAATGCGCACTTATCTGAGTAACATCTGATGCCTTTTAGAAAAAGCTTTTCTCCCTCGCGCCTGCAAACCCTGCATGATGAACCTGTGTACCTTGCCATTCTTTCTCCTTTATACTCTCCTACGTTTCGGTGGCCTACATCCGTTGTGCGGAATAGGCGTGACATCTCTTATAGCGCTTACACGCAATCCTGCTGCCTGTATCGCCCTGATAGCAGCTTCCCTGCCAGAACCAGGGCCCTTAACAAAGACCTCTACGTCTTTAAGTCCGCGCTCAAGTGCCTTTTTTGCAGCATTGCTGGCAGTGATCTGCGCAGCAAACGGCGTCGACTTCTTTGAGCCCTTAAATCCAGCGGAACCGCAACTTGACCACACAATAGTATTGCCATTCCTGTCAGCTATTGTCACGATCGTGTTATTAAAAGTAGCTAGGACATGCGCTATGCCACTAGTAATATTTTTCAATGCCTTTTTCTTCGTCGTCTTCTTTTTCTCAGCCATTTTTATTCTCCTGCTGGGGCCCCTTGAACCTTACTTTTTCTCGTTACGCCCACTGTTTTTCTTGGACCTTTTCTTGTTCTTGCATTCGTCTTTGTCCTCTGTCCCCTGACAGGCAAAGACCTTCTGTGCCTGAAGCCTCTATAAGAACCAATGTCTATAAGACGCTTTATGTTCTGAGAATTATCTCTTCTCAGGTCACCTTCCACCTTGCATTCCTTCTGTATGATCGCCGCGATCTTAGA of Candidatus Gorgyraea atricola contains these proteins:
- the rpsK gene encoding 30S ribosomal protein S11, whose product is MAEKKKTTKKKALKNITSGIAHVLATFNNTIVTIADRNGNTIVWSSCGSAGFKGSKKSTPFAAQITASNAAKKALERGLKDVEVFVKGPGSGREAAIRAIQAAGLRVSAIRDVTPIPHNGCRPPKRRRV
- the rpsM gene encoding 30S ribosomal protein S13; amino-acid sequence: MARISGIDLPKEKRIEVALTYIYGIGLRSSQKILKAAGVSPDIRAKDLKEEDVSKIAAIIQKECKVEGDLRRDNSQNIKRLIDIGSYRGFRHRRSLPVRGQRTKTNARTRKGPRKTVGVTRKSKVQGAPAGE